A single window of Chionomys nivalis unplaced genomic scaffold, mChiNiv1.1 scaffold_29, whole genome shotgun sequence DNA harbors:
- the LOC130869080 gene encoding spindlin-2-like: VGRRISQGWKEANEPVTQWKAIILDQLPTNPSLYLLKYDGIDCVYGLELHSDERIVNLKFLPNNVPFPQETDTHLSNTIVGRAVKHTFEGTNGSKDDWKGMVLEEVPIMKTWFYITYKKDPVLYVYHLLVDYLEGNLHIMPGSMEEPVSTLPTRKIQDSLAGKSVQHNEKDGTQKIGKIIYQVPTKPSVHFIKFDNDFHIYVYDL; encoded by the exons gtcggccgcagaatttctcaaggctggaaggaagccaatgaaccagtcacccagtggaaagccatcattctagatcaactgccaacaaatccctctctctatttgttgaagtatgatgggatagattgtgtctatggattggagcttcacagtgatgaaaggattgtaaaccttaagttcctgcctaacaacgtaccatttcctcaggagacagacactcatctctcaaacaccatagttggcagagcagtgaaacatacatttgagggcacaaatggctctaaggatgactggaaggggatggtcctagaggaggtgccaatcatgaagacctggttctatattacctacaagaaagatccggtcttgtacgtttaccacctcctggttgactaccttgaaggcaacctccacatcatgccaggctctatggagga acctgtttctacattacctacaagaaagatcca ggattccttggcaggcaaaagcgtgcagcacaacgaaaaagatggaacccaaaagataggtaaaattatttaccaagttcccaccaaaccttccgtgcatttcatcaagtttgataatgacttccatatctatgtctatgatttg